The following coding sequences are from one Musa acuminata AAA Group cultivar baxijiao chromosome BXJ2-4, Cavendish_Baxijiao_AAA, whole genome shotgun sequence window:
- the LOC135609408 gene encoding deSI-like protein At4g17486, with translation MIRRKVEFLRRRIMFNRGPSRKRRSGAVPVHLNVYDLTPINGYAYWFGLGVYHSGVQVHGVEYAYGAHDHPTTGIFEGEPRQCPGFVFRKSILIGRTDLGPCEVRALMEELAAKYTGDTYNLISKNCNHFCNEASLRLTGKPIPRWVNRLAKIGFLCNCVLPVQVAAVRQRGPEEGKDGGNGERRRLRSNSSRFPTVTTAAHPSSSSSSSDNPLSSISKPAVIISLSIGGE, from the exons ATGATCCGCCGCAAGGTGGAGTTCCTCCGCCGTCGTATCATGTTCAACAGGGGGCCCTCGCGGAAGCGGCGGTCGGGGGCGGTCCCGGTGCACCTCAACGTCTACGACCTCACCCCCATCAACGGCTACGCCTACTGGTTCGGCCTCGGCGTCTACCATTCCGGCGTCCAAG TGCACGGGGTGGAGTACGCGTATGGGGCGCACGATCACCCGACGACGGGAATCTTCGAGGGGGAGCCGCGACAGTGCCCGGGATTCGTGTTCCGGAAGTCGATCCTGATCGGGCGCACCGATCTGGGGCCGTGCGAGGTGCGGGCACTCATGGAGGAGTTGGCCGCCAAGTACACCGGCGACACCTACAACCTCATCTCCAAGAACTGCAACCACTTCTGTAACGAGGCCTCCCTCCGCCTCACCGGCAAGCCCATTCCCCGATGGGTCAACCGCCTCGCCAAGATCG GGTTCCTGTGCAATTGCGTGCTGCCCGTGCAAGTGGCGGCGGTGAGACAGCGTGGGCCTGAGGAGGGGAAGGACGGCGGGAACGGCGAGAGGCGGAGGTTGAGGAGCAACTCCTCCAGATTCCCAACCGTCACCACCGCCGctcatccttcttcttcttcttcttcttccgacaATCCACTCAGTAGCATTTCTAAGCCGGCGGTCATCATTTCCCTCTCGATCGGCGGGGAGTAG
- the LOC103980305 gene encoding bHLH transcription factor RHL1 yields MLVSPCSPPSCISVDSDTILLFRLLFPPQSQTLTLTLAVKLGMQPSNREMPGMASSLNGISHTSAAAAAHVALRELQNGHGLQAPFDHAGGGVGHDDFLDQMLSNLPSAWAELGNPRPAWVPPSDAPTAGQRLFSAGRAGESAEEMQYDESLLLANRLRQHQISGGSSPTGEALMLQLSRSGQQQMLSGLLPLPLTLGSAGSADSPNPTGGDGLYNGFGGSLQLAESVNQQSFHHPQSAPMPGQNFGAAPPAAGAGQTPAASTLASASAGGGSGPPRQRVRARRGQATDPHSIAERLRRERIAERMKALQELVPNANKTDKASMLDEIIDYVKFLQLQVKVLSMSRLGGAAAVAPLVADMASEGQSGAGRDGANGGAAGSSDSLTVTEHQVAKMMEEDMGSAMQYLQGKGLCLMPISLASAISSATAGHLGHGLVPGVLPPPNPSGDAPSSPGVSALTAQSTMAAEATKDGVAASKSLSSK; encoded by the exons ATGCTCGTCTCCCCCTGCTCACCGCCCTCTTGCATCTCTGTCGACTCCGACACGATACTTCTTTTCCGGCTTCTTTTCCCTCCCCAAtcccaaaccctaaccctaaccctcgccgtgAAACTGGGGATGCAGCCGAGCAATAGAGAGATGCCGGGCATGGCGTCGTCCCTCAACGGCATCTCCCACACCTCGGCCGCCGCCGCGGCCCACGTCGCGCTCCGGGAGCTGCAGAACGGCCACGGACTGCAGGCGCCGTTCGATCACGCAGGCGGCGGTGTCGGCCACGACGACTTCCTCGACCAGATGCTCTCCAACCTGCCCTCCGCCTGGGCCGAGCTCGGGAACCCCAGGCCCGCCTGGGTCCCCCCTTCCGACGCCCCCACGGCGGGGCAGAGGCTCTTCAGCGCTGGCCGCGCCGGAGAGTCAGCGGAGGAGATGCAGTACGACGAGTCATTGCTGCTCGCCAACCGGCTCCGGCAGCACCAGATCAGCGGCGGGAGCTCGCCGACGGGGGAGGCGCTGATGCTCCAGCTCAGCCGCAGCGGCCAGCAGCAGATGCTATCTgggctgctcccgctgccgctgactCTGGGGAGCGCTGGCTCCGCCGATTCCCCCAATCCCACC GGCGGCGATGGACTATACAATGGATTCGGGGGATCGCTTCAGCTCGCTGAATCGGTGAATCAACAGAGTTTCCATCATCCCCAG AGCGCGCCGATGCCGGGCCAGAACTTTGGAGCAGCGCCACCGGCGGCCGGAGCGGGGCAGACTCCAGCTGCGTCAACCTTGGCGTCGGCCTCCGCCGGTGGTGGCTCGGGACCGCCGAGGCAGAGGGTGAGGGCGCGGAGGGGCCAGGCAACTGATCCTCACAGCATCGCCGAGAGG CTTCGCAGGGAGAGAATCGCAGAGAGGATGAAAGCTCTGCAGGAGTTGGTGCCCAACGCCAATAAG ACGGACAAGGCGTCGATGCTGGATGAGATCATCGACTACGTCAAGTTCCTCCAGCTTCAAGTCAAG GTGCTGAGCATGAGCAGGTTGGGCGGAGCCGCGGCGGTTGCGCCGCTGGTGGCTGATATGGCTTCGGAG GGGCAAAGCGGGGCGGGAAGAGACGGAGCGAACGGCGGCGCGGCGGGAAGCAGCGACAGCCTGACGGTGACGGAGCACCAGGTGGCGAAGATGATGGAGGAGGACATGGGGTCAGCGATGCAGTATCTGCAGGGGAAGGGCCTCTGCCTCATGCCCATCTCCCTCGCCTCCGCCATCTCCTCCGCTACCGCCGGCCACCTCGGCCACGGCCTCGTCCCGGGCGTCCTTCCTCCTCCCAATCCCAGCGGCGACGCCCCCTCCTCCCCCGGCGTGTCGGCGCTCACGGCCCAGTCCACCATGGCGGCCGAAGCCACCAAGGATGGCGTTGCCGCCTCCAAAAGCCTGAGCTCGAAATAG